In the Malus domestica chromosome 16, GDT2T_hap1 genome, one interval contains:
- the LOC103402715 gene encoding uncharacterized protein, with translation MGRKLDALLGRSHKTSAKFKPVLNLALSRLAVLKKQREVKCSQARSDVVQLLQQGHQDRALLRVEHVIKEQNMLDVFVMIEGFCNLVIERVHLIEQERDCPDELKEATSSLLYAASRCGDFPELQEIRAVLTARFGKEFAARAIEVRNNCGVNLTMMQKLSTRMPVLEVRMKVLKEIAAENNIVLTLEETPSVSTEDKSDANKASSSGTGPADNVQASAEETGRDDRFSGSIKPRKYKDVADAAQAAFESAAYAADAAKAAVRLSRPESHDPDDQNSPGGKRGKLSDRYESFKTESESQSEQNQGESKRSTSSLSLDSDGDEVIPMSSDAAGQANLLGKDIVFDESESDSEPNTPPSSHKPIPSRFQSGLKAESRLEYPAVHVAGGSARQSPPRLNIEKGPFSLRTRRVRGF, from the exons ATGGGAAGAAAGCTCGATGCTTTGCTTGGAAGGAGTCACAAGACCTCCGCCAAGTTCAAACCAGTTTTGAACCTCGCTCTCTCCCGCCTCGCCGTTCTCAAGAAACAGCGCGAGGTCAAGTGCTCTCAGGCTCGATCCGACGTCGTCCAGCTCCTCCAGCAGGGTCACCAAGATCGAGCTCTTCTTCGC GTGGAGCATGTGATTAAGGAGCAGAATATGTTGGACGTGTTTGTCATGATCGAGGGTTTTTGCAACCTCGTGATCGAAAGGGTTCATCTCATTGAACAAGAAAG GGACTGTCCTGATGAACTGAAGGAGGCAACATCGAGTTTGCTTTATGCGGCTTCAAGATGTGGGGATTTTCCGGAGCTTCAAGAGATTCGCGCGGTTCTCACTGCTCGTTTTGGCAAGGAATTTGCCGCTCGTGCCATCGAAGTGCGCAACAATTGTGGAGTCAACCTCACG ATGATGCAAAAACTGTCAACTAGGATGCCAGTTTTGGAGGTCAGAATGAAGGTGCTCAAAGAAATTGCTGCAGAGAATAACATTGTTCTGACGCTGGAAGAAACGCCTTCTGTTTCCACTGAG GACAAATCGGATGCGAACAAGGCCAGTTCAAGTGGCACGGGACCAGCGGATAATGTGCAGGCTTCTGCAGAAGAGACTGGAAGAGATGATAGGTTCTCTGGTTCGATTAAGCCAAGGAAATACAAGGATGTAGCTGATGCTGCGCAAGCAGCATTCGAGTCTGCAGCTTATGCAGCAGATGCTGCAAAAGCAGCAGTGCGACTCTCTAGGCCTGAATCTCATGATCCCGATGATCAAAATAGTCCCGGAGGTAAACGAGGAAAGCTATCTGACAGATACGAGTCCTTTAAAACTGAATCAGAATCGCAGAGTGAGCAAAATCAAGGTGAATCAAAGAGGTCAACATCTTCTTTAAGTTTAGATTCAGATGGAGATGAGGTGATTCCAATGTCCTCAGATGCCGCAGGGCAGGCCAATCTTTTAGGGAAGGATATAGTTTTTGATGAGAGTGAAAGCGACAGCGAACCAAATACACCGCCCTCGTCTCATAAGCCAATTCCTTCGAGGTTTCAATCCGGCTTGAAGGCAGAGTCAAGGCTTGAATATCCTGCAGTACATGTCGCTGGAGGATCTGCAAGGCAAAGCCCGCCGCGATTAAACATTGAGAAGGGACCATTCTCTCTGAGGACTCGACGGGTGCGTGGCTTCTGA
- the LOC103402714 gene encoding homologous-pairing protein 2 homolog, which translates to MAPKFENPEAIVLNYLNEQNRPLNSQNVADALQKFNLKKAAIQKALDTLADNGKISFKEYGKQKIYLARQDQFDIPNSEELTRMKQENEKLQEQLGEQKRAISEVEGEIKTLQSHLTLEQIRDKEAKLRKEVNEMEDRLEKLRGGVTLVKPEDRKAVEQMVSEKVSQWRKRRRMFKDLWDAITENSPKDVKEFKEELGIDYDEDVGVSLQSFSDLRSNKRPRLR; encoded by the exons ATGGCTCCCAAATTCGAAAACCCAGAAG CAATCGTCCTCAACTACCTGAACGAG CAAAATAGGCCGCTGAATTCTCAAAATGTGGCGGATGCGTTGCAGAAGTTCAACCTCAAGAAGGCGGCCATACAGAAGGCGCTGGACACTCTTGCGGATAATGGCAAGATTTCGTTCAAGGAGTATGGCAAGCAGAAGATCTACCTGGCTCGGCAGGACCAGTTCGACATTCCTAACAGCGAGGAGCTTACCCGAATGAAGCAAGAGAATGAGAAACTGCAGGAACAGCTGGGTGAACAAAAGAGAGCAATTAGCGAGGTTGAGGGAG AAATTAAAACATTGCAGTCACATTTGACTCTGGAGCAAATAAGGGACAAAGAAGCGAAACTGAGAAAGGAG GTCAATGAAATGGAGGACAGATTGGAAAAATTGCGCGGAGGAGTTACGTTGGTCAAGCCAGAAGACCGCAAGGCGGTAGAGCAAATGGTCTCCGAGAAAGTCAGCCAGTGGAGAAAGCGTCGAAGGATGTTCAAAGATCTGTGGGATGCTATTACTGAGAACTCACCGAAAGATGTCAAGGAATTTAAG GAGGAGCTCGGGATCGACTATGATGAAGATGTTGGTGTGAGCTTGCAGTCATTTAGTGATCTGCGCAGTAACAAGAGGCCTAGACTCCGTTGA
- the LOC103402712 gene encoding aluminum-activated malate transporter 4-like produces the protein MEKPLLGSFKGAEYENAESRCTRFNSMGKKMMNSWKDLLHFASKAWQMGRSDPRKVIFAIKMGLALSTVSLLIFWKKSYRDVSQYSIWAILTVIVMFEFSIGGTFIKGFNRGFGTLFAGMLAFCFSELSLLAAKLEEVVIVISIFIVGFFASYLKLYPTMKPYEYGFRVFVLTYCILMVAGNRTREYNEAVVTRLVLIAVGAAVCLAVNICIYPIWSGEDLHNLVVKNFKGVATSLEGCVNGYLKCVEYERIPSRILTYQAADDPLYKGYRSVVESTSQEETLLGFAVWEPPHGRYRMYNYPWTNFVKLSGALRHCAFMVMALHGCILSEIQAPAEKRQVFRDELQRVGAEAAKVLLELAKKVEKMETLGPGDVLQDVHEAAEELQKKIDQRSYLLVNSESWEIGRRPNGPQNASTEDMLGDQASGPVPLSFGGGSGVIKECNCGTYESASALSLATFASLLIEFVARLQNVVDTFQELGEKADFQAFVPDTLRNFQATGNLVGISSV, from the exons ATGGAAAAGCCACTTCTGGGCAGCTTCAAGGGAGCTGAGTACGAAAATGCAGAAAGCAGATGCACGCGTTTCAATTCGATGGGTAAAAAGATGATGAATTCTTGGAAAGATTTACTACATTTTGCTTCAAAAGCATGGCAAATGGGCCGTTCTGATCCCAGGAAAGTCATCTTTGCAATAAAAATGGGACTGGCTTTGTCCACAGTTTCGTTGCTAATATTTTGGAAAAAATCGTATCGCGACGTTAGTCAGTACTCAATCTGGGCTATCCTCACTGTAATTGTGATGTTCGAATTCAGCATCG GTGGGACTTTCATCAAAGGATTTAACCGCGGTTTCGGAACATTGTTTGCCGGAATGCTTGCATTCTGCTTTTCCGAGTTATCTTTGCTGGCTGCAAAACTGGAGGAAGTTGTGATTGTCATAAGCATATTTATCGTTG GATTTTTTGCGTCTTACTTGAAGCTGTACCCAACAATGAAGCCCTACGAGTACGGGTTTCGAGTTTTCGTGTTGACATACTGCATCCTAATGGTTGCTGGGAACAGAACAAGGGAGTACAATGAGGCAGTTGTGACTCGACTGGTTCTTATTGCAGTGGGAGCTGCCGTTTGTTTAGCTGTTAACATATGCATATATCCGATATGGTCGGGAGAGGATCTGCATAACTTGGTAGTGAAGAATTTCAAGGGAGTTGCTACTTCATTAGAAG GCTGCGTTAACGGGTACCTAAAATGTGTCGAATATGAGAGGATCCCGTCACGAATTCTTACATACCAAGCTGCAGATGATCCACTGTACAAGGGCTATCGATCCGTGGTAGAATCTACAAGCCAAGAAGAAACTCTG TTGGGATTTGCAGTCTGGGAACCACCTCATGGGCGTTACCGAATGTACAATTATCCTTggacaaattttgtgaaattaaGTGGTGCATTGAGGCATTGTGCGTTTATGGTCATGGCTCTCCATGGGTGCATTCTTTCCGAAATACAG GCACCAGCAGAAAAGAGGCAGGTTTTTCGTGATGAACTCCAGCGGGTTGGAGCTGAAGCTGCCAAAGTTTTGCTGGAACTCGCCAAGAAAGTGGAGAAGATGGAAACATTAGGCCCTGGAGACGTGCTCCAAGACGTGCATGAGGCAGCAGAGGAACTGCAGAAGAAGATAGACCAGAGATCATATCTTCTGGTCAATTCAGAGAGTTGGGAAATCGGAAGACGGCCTAATGGACCACAAAATGCTTCAACAGAGGACATGCTTGGGGACCAAGCATCTGGGCCCGTGCCTCTCTCATTCGGTGGCGGCAGCGGCGTTATCAAGGAATGTAACTGTGGAACATATGAAAGCGCGAGCGCCTTGTCCCTGGCCACATTTGCTTCGCTACTGATTGAGTTTGTTGCCCGGCTTCAAAATGTGGTTGACACATTCCAAGAGCTCGGTGAGAAGGCAGACTTTCAGGCGTTTGTTCCGGATACACTACGGAATTTTCAAGCTACTGGAAATCTTGTGGGAATCAGTTCCGTTTGA
- the LOC103402713 gene encoding KRR1 small subunit processome component homolog yields METSENAGVQQPQRRKDKHRKPKPWDDDPNIDRWTIEKFDPSWNEGGMLEVTSFSTLFPQYREKYLQECWPVVKSALKEYGITCELNLVEGSMTVSTTRKTKDPYIVVKARDLIKLLSRSVPAPQAIKILNDEMQCDIIKISSFVRSKERFVKRRDRLIGPNSSTLKALEILTGCYILVQGNTVSVMGSFKALKQVRRIVEDCMTNAMHPIFHIKTLMVRKELEKDPALANENWDRFLPKFKKKNINQNKVKSKEKRPYTPFPPPQQPSKIDIQLETGEYFLNDKVKSAKKWQEKQEKQSEKTAENKRKREAAFIPPKEPVVQDTKSDDGSKDLAAVATSLKKKAKEYGIQKMAENVNPEAYLAESGEPSKKKSKRKRS; encoded by the exons ATGGAGACCAGCGAAAACGCTGGCGTTCAGCAGCCGCAGAGGCGCAAGGACAAGCACCGCAAACCGAAGCCTTGGGACGACGACCCTAACATTGACCGCTGGACGATTGAGAAGTTCGACCCTTCTTGGAACGAAGGTGGCATGCTCGAAGTCACCTCCTTCTCTACGCTGTTCCCTCAATACAGAG AAAAGTACTTGCAAGAATGCTGGCCAGTGGTGAAATCTGCTTTGAAAGAGTATGGCATTACGTGCGAACTGAATCTG GTTGAGGGTTCCATGACAGTCTCAACAACCAGGAAGACTAAAGACCCATATATTGTTGTCAAAGCTAGGGATCTTATCAAACTTTTGTCAAGAAGTGTTCCTGCTCCTCAG GCAATAAAAATACTGAATGATGAAATGCAATGTGACATCATCAAGATTAGCAGCTTCGTGAGAAGTAAG GAACGATTTGTAAAACGGCGGGACCGCCTGATTGGCCCCAATTCATCTACTTTGAAG GCACTTGAAATACTTACAGGCTGTTATATTCTGGTTCAA ggaaACACCGTATCTGTAATGGGTTCATTTAAAGCATTGAAGCAAGTCAGGAGGATTGTGGAAGACTGCATGACGAATGCAATGCATCCCATATTTCATATCAAG ACTCTCATGGTGAGGAAAGAACTTGAAAAGGATCCGGCGCTAGCAAATGAGAACTGGGatagatttcttccaaagttcAAGAA gaaaaatattaatcaaaacAAGGTCAAGAGTAAAGAGAAGAGACCATATACACCATTCCCACCTCCCCAGCAACCTAGCAAG ATTGACATACAATTAGAAACTGGAGAATACTTTTTGAACGACAAAGTGAAATCAGCAAAGAAGTGGCAAGAGAAGCAGGAGAAACAATCTGAAAAAACCGCAGAAAATAAGCGAAAAAGAGAAGCTGCTTTCATTCCTCCAAAG GAGCCTGTAGTTCAGGATACCAAATCTGATGATGGTAGCAAAGATCTGGCTGCCGTGGCCACGTCTCTGAAG AAAAAGGCAAAAGAGTATGGAATACAAAAAATGGCTGAGAACGTAAATCCAGAAGCATATCTTGCGGAGTCTGGAGAACCATCGAAAAAGAAATCCAAGCGCAAGCGTTCTTAG